The following nucleotide sequence is from Prosthecodimorpha staleyi.
GTTCGGAACACGCAGTTCCTCGGCGACGGCCGGCGAGAGATTGGCCACCACCGCGCCCTGGAACGGCGAGATCGCCCGGATCATGCGCTCGTCGCGCGGCACCGTCTCCGGCGCGGCGACCAGGCCGACCTCGACGGTCATCGGCTTACCCTGTCGGATGATCGAGATTTTCGCCGTTCCACCGATCGGCCGCGTCGAATAGCGGTAACCGAAGCCGTCGAGATCGTCGATCTCGAAGCCGTCGATCGCCACCAGGAGATCGCCGACCTTCAGGCCGGCATTGGCAGCCGGCCCCTTCGCCGACATGCCGGCGACGAGAGTGCCGACCGGACGCTTGATGCCGAGCGCCTCGGCCATATCGGGCGTGACATTCTGCAGGGTCGCGCCGAACCACGGTCGGCGCAGGCTGCCGCCGGTTTTGGCCTGTTCGGCGACGAACTTGACCATCGCGCCGGGGATCGCGAAGCCGATGCCGATCGAGCCGCCGGAGCGCGAATAAATCGCGGTCGGCACGCCGACGAGCCGGCCTTCCATGTCGACCAGCGCGCCGCCCGAATTGCCCGGATTGATCGCCGCGTCGGTCTGGATGAAGAAGCGATAGTCGGAGACGCCGACCTGGGTGCGGGCGAGCGCGGACACGATGCCCTGCGTCACCGTCTGGCCGACGCCGAACGGATTGCCGATCGCCAGCACGAGGTCGCCGACCTCGATCTGGTCGCTGTCGCCGAATTCGGCGAAGGGATAGTCGCCCTTCTCCTTGATGCGCAGGACGGCAAGGTCGGTGCGGTCGTCCTTGAGCACCACGTCGGCCTCGAACTCGCGCTTGTCGGAAAGCGCGATCTTGACCTCGGTGGCGTCCTTGATGACGTGGTGGTTGGTCACCACCAGGCCGGAGCGATCGATGATCACGCCCGAGCCGAGCGAGGATTCGACCCGATCCTTCGGCATGCCGAGCGGCCCGTCGCCGAAGAAGCGGCGGAACAGCGGATCGTCGAACATCGGCGATCCGCCCTGCTGGCGCAGCGTGCGTTGGGCATAGACGTTGACGACGGCCGGCGCGACGCGCTTGACGATCGGCGCGAAGGACAGCTGCACCTGCGCCTTGCTTTCCGGGACCACCCGAGTCTGGGTCTGGGTCTGCGCTTGGGCGGGAGCCGAGACGGCAACGGCAAGTATCAGGGCGGCAACGAACGAACCGGCACGAACCATGGAACACTCCTCCGATCGCCTGGATCTAGGCGATCGGGCACCGCATGGGAAGGCTCAGGGTCTTCCCCCGACACGATGTCCGTTCACTCGGCCGCGGAACTCTGCAAATCGGTGTTCGGCCAGATCGCCGCCACCGACGGCAAATGTGCCAGGCGCAAGATGTCCGGACCATTCGCATCCACGATGAAGCTGTTGGAGGACGCCAGAAAGCGCCCGGGGTCGCGGCCGAGCGCTTGCGTGATCTCTGCCGTGACGGCGGCGAGATCGACCGGTTCTGCAGCCCGGATGCCGAGGCTTCGGCGCCCCGGAAGACCGACCATGGCCGGGCGTGCATAAAGCGTCGGCCGCGGCGCCTCGATTTCCACGATCACGACGCGCCTCTCACCGCGCTCGGCTTCCGCGTCGCGCCGCAGATCGGCGGACCTGATCTTCTCCAGAGCAGCATCGACTAGGCCGGTCGTCATGTGCGTGCTCCTTTCGAACCGCAGCAGCATCGGCTTGAATCCTTGATGAAGCACAGTAGGCCCGAATATGGGCGATGAACAGAAGGCGCCAACCGCACGCCGGGATTCGCTGAACGCAACCGGCGCCGCTCTGCCGGGTGGCAGGCGGCGGTGCTCCCCGAGGGTTACTTCGTCAGTAGCCGAGGTCTCGCGCAAAACCGACGGCGCGCAGGATGTCGACCCTTCCGAATCCGAACCGGTGGTTCTGTCCCGCCTCGCCCAGTTCTTCTGCGGAGCCCGTCAGGAGATCTTGGAGAAGCAGGGCGCGCTCGGCCGGATCGACGCGATCACGGATCGCCGTCGCGCTCAGCAGCAACGCGATAGCGCCCGCGACATGGGGGGCGGCCATCGAGGTCCCATTGAAATGCTCCCATTTGCCACCGGGAACCGAGGATTCGATCGCCACCCCAGGCGCCGAAATGTCAGGCTTGGAGTAGACCAGCGGCAAAAGGTCTTTCGAAAAGAAG
It contains:
- a CDS encoding Do family serine endopeptidase — its product is MVRAGSFVAALILAVAVSAPAQAQTQTQTRVVPESKAQVQLSFAPIVKRVAPAVVNVYAQRTLRQQGGSPMFDDPLFRRFFGDGPLGMPKDRVESSLGSGVIIDRSGLVVTNHHVIKDATEVKIALSDKREFEADVVLKDDRTDLAVLRIKEKGDYPFAEFGDSDQIEVGDLVLAIGNPFGVGQTVTQGIVSALARTQVGVSDYRFFIQTDAAINPGNSGGALVDMEGRLVGVPTAIYSRSGGSIGIGFAIPGAMVKFVAEQAKTGGSLRRPWFGATLQNVTPDMAEALGIKRPVGTLVAGMSAKGPAANAGLKVGDLLVAIDGFEIDDLDGFGYRYSTRPIGGTAKISIIRQGKPMTVEVGLVAAPETVPRDERMIRAISPFQGAVVANLSPAVAEELRVPNALEGVVVKSVETGALAGRFVQKGDVILEVNGTKIDSTKTLEKVTQSDPGSWRVAVQRGGEVVRFAVRS